Part of the Musa acuminata AAA Group cultivar baxijiao chromosome BXJ2-7, Cavendish_Baxijiao_AAA, whole genome shotgun sequence genome is shown below.
GTCCCGGAGATCTCGCGTAGCCAGGCCGTCAAGAAGATCTGGGAGTACATCAAGGGCCACCAGCTTCAGGTTGATCCCCGCTTCTTCCTCTTTGATCTATCTTATACCCGATTATTGCTTGAAATTTCTAGCTTCGAGTACTAATTTCTTCTTTAACTGAACATGCATCGAATGTTTCATAAGGTATCCATTTTGATCATGCCTTTAGGCTGTCCTTGTCTTCCTAGTGCATCGATGCATCCATTGCAGCTTTACAAGGATCAACCTTTTACCTTTTGTCTTGCTAATGATGATCCGAGGGCTATTTTTTGTCGTTAGAAGTTCAATGGAAGTCATCAATTGAAGTTCTCCATTTGCTGGAACCATTGGAACTCCAGCTCTGTGTTGTCTCCTGACCACTGTGTAGTTTTTATGGCTTGCTACGTGCTTTAAAGGAGCCAGTCAggttaaatttactagcttgattCCAGTGTGTGATAGTAGAACTGCCTGCCGCAAGTAGATTCATGCTTATTTTCTAGTAAAGATGTCCACTGCAGGATAGTGTTTAAGGTGTTGAAAACTTTGTTGCTATGATTCATTGTTTCACTGTAAGTTTTGCTTAGATTCTTTTGTATTCATGTGAAGTATAAACTCTGAAGAGATTCATCTGCTTCTTCTTTCCACTTAAAGTTTCAGTATGTGTATAAAAGAAGAAATGGGAACACATGAGCAAGATCCGTGCTTTTTTACTTTGTTGGTGTGTTGATAGTTCAGGGGTGATCTGACCTATGTCTCGGACAAGTTGCTTGCAAATATTCAAATATTCATGGAAGCATGCAGTGTTCTTTTTACGTATATAAGCTGTCGATTAATGGAATGAGATGTTTAGTTTGTGTTATATCTCGACTTTTCTTTATGGTCATTCTTTTGTAGTAATACACTGGTGTTATATAGGGGACAACTAGCAACTAGTTTCTAACATTTCTAATTCATTTGAGACCTTTGCTCTGTGACTCATTTTTTGACATGCACATCTAGTTTGACAGACTTAAAAACCTTATCATGGTGAGAGAGAAATATTTGTTTACATCCTAGAAATCAGGAAAAGGAATTGCTTTGAACTGGTTTCATTTAAACTCTTGTGTTCGTCCATGAAGCCAAAGGAATGGCTTTTGGACTAAATATGACATGGATAGTCAAGGCATACTCAGAACACAGGTGGGTTTTGTTTGAATAATGAAGATTGCCACAGGTTTTGtctgttttgttttgtttcagtCATCGGTCTGATGCACACCTCTACTCATCCTTTGGTTGCTTTCTGCTCTTTTAATATTTGCTTCGACAATTGGAATATATCTCTGTTGTCGCTCTTACACATACATACTGAGTAGCCATATCCCATTGTTTTCCTCTATGTATGGGACAGGGCTTATGTTTCTATTGTTCGTTTCTTTTCCCACTTTGAGCCAAGTATTTGGATGCTTCATCTCTTTTTCAGTAAGATTTTATACAGGTGATGTGGAAATTTATAATTAGCCAGAAGTTTTCATGTCTCAGCAAACTGTTCTTGCTTTCATGAACTTAATGCTGTCAAACTAGACAAATCCTTGGTGATGGAGCTGAGATATAAAATCGTCAATGAACTAAATGTATCACTTTTATCTTATTTATCGCTTAGAATACGAAGCTAGCTAGACAGGGAAAAGTGGCTTGATTCTTAGAAATAAAGATACTTGCTACATGATGTTGATGAATTCGTTCAGTACAACCTATTGTGCAAAGttctcatcatcatattttcgACACAAATTGTAAGGAGGAGCAGCAGGTGTAATGAAGTGCTTTGAGCAGGCCTGAGGATTCTGCACTGTTTCAGTGGCTGCTCATTCATAAACAAGTTTTGATCGGTTATTTGGGTCAATGCACATTTAGATCAAGTTCTTAATTAGATTAATGAGCTATTTTTCCTTGTGCAGAACCCAGCAAATAAAAAGGAGATTTGCTGTGATGAGAAGCTGAAGACTCTTTTTGAAGATAGAGACAAGGTTGGGATGCTGGAAATTGCAAAACTGATTTCTCCTCATTTCCTCAAATCTAAATAAACCACCAAAAGACAGCAACTGCTGTTCCTGTGTTTCTTTGTTATCTATGTTCAATTCAGTCCAAGTGGTTAACATGACATCCTAGGATTCAGGATCTCTATCTACTGTGATCAGCACAAATTTCTGTACAAAATGTGCTTTGTATAAATCTGTTTAAATGGGGCTGTCTATGATCTTCCTGTAAAAAAAACATGAAACATCTTCCTTTTTATATGATCATTAGCCTTGTAAAAATGCAGTTTTAGGAACATCCTTCCCACTATATTCTATATCTTGTCTTGCAATTGGGATCCGAAGCTGATATTTTAGTTTAGTGAAATTTGGTTCAGATGGCATGCAGATAGATAAATTATACCATTTAgtattgtataattccttgtattcataaaatatattttatcaccAAAATTATCTTGATATCTtctatttgatgatttgaatatttATGTATTTATGCTATTCCCTTCACTTTTCAAGAATGATATCTTGCATTAATGAGAatgtttatccaaatgaatcataatgtaTCATTGATTATTTTTTTCACGACGTGAGATGATGTGCTTTGATGTTTGGAATACTAaatacataaattgatttttctttcatgttTCAATACTCCCTTGTCTTTATAAAGTAtaactcatcaccaaattaattttcttgttattctttatgtgatgatttgaaaattgatgaaaaggaaaatgaattgcatcattatatttttattctcctctttttgcctatgacaaagggggagaaaattaattatgaatgtttggtatcatgaatgctttagtatcatgtatgatatgcccatagagttgatttatttttggtatcatgtataaagtaaggatgatacgtaaggttttaaaattgtgcatgttttaatttgaaactataataatacacaaacatattacaattaagaatgatactttatctttgtcgtgatttaaaaattgatgtaaaggaaaaaaaa
Proteins encoded:
- the LOC135617464 gene encoding upstream activation factor subunit spp27-like, which gives rise to MSRVFGGCRTLAAVAARPGTKASAAAPAVISSPSSTAAKPKHSGILKPIPVSLAMRKFLGVPEISRSQAVKKIWEYIKGHQLQNPANKKEICCDEKLKTLFEDRDKVGMLEIAKLISPHFLKSK